A genomic window from Pantoea alhagi includes:
- the pepN gene encoding aminopeptidase N, with translation MTQKPQVKYRHDYRAPDYTITDIDLTFNLDASVTRVTAVSRVKRLGANQAELRLDGGELTLVSLMVDDQPWEAYRLEEGALVLTGLPDNFTLHIVNDIHPDKNSALEGLYQSGEALCTQCEAEGFRHITWYLDRPDVLARFTTTLIADRARYPFLLSNGNRVDAGQMDDGRHWIKWQDPFPKPCYLFALVAGDFDVLRDSFTTRSGRDVALEIYVDRGNLDRADWAMTSLKNSMKWDEERFGLEYDLDVFMIVAVDFFNMGAMENKGLNIFNSKYVLAKAETATDKDYLGIEAVIGHEYFHNWTGNRVTCRDWFQLSLKEGLTVFRDQEFSSDLGSRAVNRIDNVRIMRGAQFAEDASPMAHPIRPEQVIEMNNFYTLTVYEKGSEVIRMLHTLLGEENFQKGMQLYFERHDGSAATCDDFVQAMEDASHIDLTQFRRWYSQSGTPVLSVRDDYNPELEQYTLHVTQMTPPTADQQEKLPLHIPLDIELYDDRGEPIPLQHNGEPVHHVLNVTEEFQTFIFDKVWHQPVPSLLREFSAPVKLDYNWSDAQLTFLMRHARNDFSRWDAAQSLLATYIKLNVARFQQGQALSLPLHVADAFRAVLLDEHSDPALMALILTLPGENEIAALFDTIDPEANAAVRDALMRTLAVELADEWLAVYNAYQTPEYRVEHADIGKRALKNVCLSYLALGDATLANRLVQAQYQQANNMTDALAALSAAVMAQLDCRDEMLSAWDERWHKDGLVMDKWFTLQATSPSLDVLTRVRSLLNHRSFSMGNPNRVRSLIGAFASANPAAFHARDGSGYRFLVEMLTDLNSRNPQVAARMIEPLIRLKRYDDDRQRMMREALEQLRDLDNLSGDLYEKISKALSA, from the coding sequence ATGACGCAAAAGCCGCAAGTAAAGTACCGCCATGACTACCGGGCTCCAGATTACACCATCACAGATATTGACCTGACCTTTAATCTGGACGCCAGCGTGACCCGCGTCACCGCTGTCAGCAGGGTTAAACGCCTTGGCGCGAATCAGGCCGAGCTGCGTCTGGACGGTGGCGAGTTAACGCTGGTCTCGCTGATGGTTGATGACCAGCCGTGGGAGGCTTACCGCCTGGAAGAGGGCGCGTTGGTGCTCACCGGCCTGCCGGATAATTTCACGCTGCACATCGTCAACGATATTCACCCGGATAAAAACAGCGCGCTGGAGGGATTGTATCAATCCGGCGAGGCGCTTTGTACGCAGTGCGAGGCGGAAGGTTTCCGTCATATTACCTGGTATCTGGATCGCCCCGATGTGCTGGCGCGTTTCACCACGACGCTGATTGCCGATCGGGCGCGTTATCCGTTCCTGCTGTCAAACGGCAACCGCGTTGATGCCGGACAGATGGATGATGGACGCCACTGGATTAAGTGGCAGGATCCTTTCCCTAAACCCTGTTATCTGTTTGCGCTGGTTGCCGGCGATTTCGACGTATTGCGCGACAGCTTTACCACCCGCTCTGGTCGCGATGTCGCGCTGGAGATCTACGTGGATCGCGGTAACCTCGACCGAGCAGACTGGGCGATGACCTCGCTGAAAAACAGCATGAAATGGGACGAGGAACGCTTTGGCCTGGAGTATGACCTTGACGTCTTTATGATCGTCGCGGTGGATTTCTTTAATATGGGCGCGATGGAGAATAAAGGCCTGAATATCTTTAACTCCAAATATGTGCTGGCAAAAGCGGAAACCGCAACCGACAAAGATTACCTTGGCATTGAAGCGGTGATCGGCCACGAATATTTCCATAACTGGACCGGTAACCGCGTCACCTGCCGTGACTGGTTCCAGCTCAGCCTGAAAGAGGGGCTGACGGTATTCCGCGACCAGGAGTTCAGCTCCGATCTTGGCTCGCGTGCGGTAAACCGTATCGATAACGTACGCATCATGCGCGGCGCGCAGTTTGCTGAAGATGCCAGTCCGATGGCGCACCCGATTCGTCCCGAACAGGTTATCGAGATGAATAACTTCTATACGCTTACGGTGTATGAAAAGGGGTCGGAAGTGATCCGCATGCTGCATACACTGCTGGGCGAAGAGAATTTCCAGAAAGGGATGCAGCTCTATTTTGAGCGTCACGACGGCAGTGCTGCCACCTGTGACGATTTTGTACAGGCGATGGAGGATGCTTCCCACATCGATCTGACGCAGTTCCGCCGCTGGTACAGCCAGTCCGGTACGCCGGTGCTGAGCGTGCGCGACGACTATAATCCGGAGCTGGAGCAATATACGCTGCACGTTACGCAAATGACGCCGCCAACAGCCGATCAGCAGGAGAAGCTGCCGCTGCATATTCCGCTTGATATTGAGCTGTATGACGATCGGGGCGAGCCGATTCCGCTTCAGCACAACGGTGAGCCAGTTCATCATGTTCTGAACGTGACGGAAGAGTTCCAGACCTTTATTTTCGATAAGGTCTGGCACCAGCCGGTGCCTTCGCTGCTGCGTGAGTTCTCCGCGCCGGTTAAGCTGGATTACAACTGGAGCGATGCTCAGTTAACCTTCCTGATGCGCCATGCGCGTAACGATTTTTCGCGCTGGGACGCCGCGCAAAGCCTGCTGGCGACCTATATCAAGCTCAACGTGGCGCGCTTCCAGCAAGGGCAGGCGTTATCATTGCCGCTGCATGTGGCTGATGCTTTCCGTGCGGTGCTGCTGGATGAGCATAGCGATCCGGCGCTGATGGCGTTGATCCTCACCTTACCGGGCGAAAATGAAATTGCTGCCCTGTTCGATACTATCGATCCGGAAGCTAACGCTGCGGTGCGCGATGCGCTGATGCGTACGCTGGCCGTTGAACTGGCTGATGAGTGGCTGGCTGTCTATAACGCGTATCAAACGCCGGAGTATCGCGTTGAACATGCGGATATTGGCAAACGTGCGCTGAAAAATGTCTGCCTGAGCTATCTGGCGCTGGGCGACGCGACGCTGGCAAACCGTCTGGTCCAGGCGCAGTATCAGCAGGCCAATAATATGACCGATGCGCTGGCGGCGCTTTCAGCGGCGGTTATGGCGCAGCTTGACTGTCGTGATGAGATGCTGAGCGCATGGGATGAGCGCTGGCATAAGGATGGCCTGGTAATGGATAAGTGGTTTACGCTGCAGGCCACCAGCCCGTCGCTGGATGTGCTGACGCGCGTGCGTTCGCTACTGAACCATCGCTCCTTCAGCATGGGCAATCCAAACCGCGTGCGTTCCCTGATTGGCGCTTTCGCCTCGGCTAATCCGGCGGCTTTCCATGCCAGGGACGGAAGCGGCTATCGCTTCCTGGTAGAGATGCTGACCGATCTCAACAGCCGTAACCCTCAGGTGGCGGCGCGAATGATTGAGCCGCTGATTCGTCTGAAACGTTACGATGACGACCGTCAACGTATGATGCGCGAAGCGCTGGAACAGCTGCGCGATCTGGACAATCTCTCTGGCGATCTCTATGAGAAAATCAGTAAGGCGTTAAGCGCGTAA